A window of Acropora muricata isolate sample 2 chromosome 3, ASM3666990v1, whole genome shotgun sequence contains these coding sequences:
- the LOC136910881 gene encoding 14-3-3-like protein, which translates to MGDKEQNIFMAKLAEQAERYEEMAEYMKKVAKDSETELSVEERNLLSVAYKNVIGARRAAWRILSSLESRADKNKETIVKYKENIEKELTKICNEILEVLKDVLIPKSTTEESKVFFYKMTGDYHRYGAEITKDTGNKGADDDACDKARKAYEEASAIAEKLPSTHPIRLGLALNFSVFYYELLNDPTKACKLAKDSFDQAIAELDNLSEDSYKDSTLIMQLLRDNLTLWTSETSDKNEDNEDTKVEDIEDSAQ; encoded by the exons ATGGGAGATAAAGAGCAAAATATTTTTATGGCCAAACTAGCTGAACAAGCTGAGCGCTATGAAG aaatGGCTGAATACATGAAGAAAGTTGCTAAGGACTCAGAAACTGAGCTTTCTGTTGAAGAACGAAACCTTCTGTCTGTGGCTTACAAGAATGTGATTGGGGCACGGAGAGCTGCGTGGCGCATCTTAAGTTCCTTGGAATCCAGGGctgataaaaacaaagaaaccattGTGAAGTACAAAGAAAACATCGAGAAGGAGCTGACAAAAATTTGCAATGAAATTCTGGAAGTTTTGAAAGATGTGCTCATTCCAAAGTCAACTACAGAAGAGTCCAAGGTTTTCTTCTATAAAAT GACTGGTGATTACCACCGTTATGGAGCTGAGATAACCAAAGATACAGGTAACAAAGGTGCAGATGATGATGCTTGCGACAAGGCTCGAAAGGCTTATGAAGAAGCCTCAGCTATAGCCGAGAAACTGCCATCCACACATCCCATCCGCCTGGGTCTAGCATTAAACTTTTCTGTGTTTTATTATGAGCTTCTCAATGACCCCACAAAAGCCTGCAAGCTGGCCAAAGATTCCTTTGATCAAGCAATTGCTGAACTGGACAACTTGAGCGAGGACTCTTACAAGGACAGCACATTGATAATGCAGCTGCTGAGAGATAATCTTACTTTGTGGACATCAGAAACTTCTG ATAAGAATGAGGATAATGAGGACACAAAGGTGGAAGATATTGAAGATTCAGCCCAGTAG
- the LOC136910887 gene encoding uncharacterized protein, translating to MADADDETLQNGKLGDKKGKKKSRFYPTEDVKKPVKNKKPRKPIKLRASITPGTILILLDETDQGKKAIFLKQLTSGLLLVTGPSKLSQVPLKRVKQQYVIATKTKIDIGDFQLPEGLTDELFKRKAKKRKRSEDMFTEETKEDEKPSQEFVEKQEAVDEHILAKIAEVEHLELYMETPFSLKKGQYPHAMIF from the exons ATGGCAGATGCAGATGATGAAACACTGCAAAACGGCAAGTTAGGAGataagaaaggaaagaaaaag TCCCGCTTTTATCCAACAGAGGACGTAAAAAAACCTGTGAAGAACAAGAAACCAAGAAAGCCCATCAAACTGAGAGCATCTATCACCCCTGGAACTATACTTATTCTTCTTGATGAGACTGATCAAGGAAAG AAAGCAATCTTCCTCAAACAACTTACTTCAGGACTCCTCCTTGTTACAG gACCATCAAAGCTGAGTCAAGTTCCATTGAAGCGTGTTAAACAGCAATATGTCATTGCAACCAAGACAAAAATTGATATAGGAGATTTCCAGCTACCTGAAGGTTTAACAGATGAGTTATTTAAGCGGAAGGCAAAGAAGAGAAAACGCAGTGAGGATATGTTCACTGAAGAAACTAAAGAG GATGAAAAGCCAAGCCAGGAGTTTGTTGAAAAGCAGGAAGCAGTGGATGAGCACATTCTTGCCAAGATTGCTGAAGTTGAACACCTGGAATTGTACATGGAGACCCCCTTTTCTCTGAAAAAGGGACAATACCCACATGCAATGATATTCTGA
- the LOC136910868 gene encoding oxygen-dependent coproporphyrinogen-III oxidase-like gives MAFTRRLFGVFRALRNHKTGVIFLGVGASAIGMGTTVGYSFALARENPRTLNVSQFMAEPLTEVDTLENSMDDMKSRMEIMILGVQGDICKKLEEIEGGKFHVDRWLRKEGGGGVSCVLQDGKVFEKAGVNVSVVYGNLPFQAMQQMRNRGIDLKGDKFTFFAAGISSVIHPRNPFVPTLHFNYRYFEVQEESGKKHSWFGGGTDLTPYYLNEQDVKHFHKTLKEFCDKHDPSYYPKFKKWCDQYFVVKHRGECRGVGGIFFDDLDKPSQEAAFQFIQAGANAVLPGYVPIVEKHKNDPYTHKERQWQLLRRGRYVEFNLVYDRGTKFGLYTPGARIESILMSLPLEARWEYMHAPEIGSKEEELLQVLRNPRSWVE, from the exons ATGGCTTTTACACGTAGACTTTTTGGAGTTTTTCGTGCTCTAAGAAATCATAAAACCGGAGTAATTTTTCTGGGCGTAGGTGCTTCAGCAATAGGAATGGGTACTACTGTAGGATATTCATTTGCTCTCGCGCGCGAGAATCCACGAACTCTCAACGTCTCCCAATTCATGGCTGAACCTCTAACAGAAGTGGATACGTTGGAGAACAGCATGGACGACATGAAGAGCCGTATGGAGATTATGATTTTGGGCGTTCAAGGAGACATCTGCAAGAAATTAGAAGAAATCGAAGGGGGAAAGTTTCACGTGGATCGCTGGTTGAGGAAAGAAGGAGGGGGTGGTGTCAGTTGCGTTTTGCAAGATG GAAAAGTATTTGAGAAAGCTGGTGTGAATGTTTCTGTCGTATATGGCAACTTACCATTTCAAGCCATGCAACAGATGCGAAACAGAGGCATAGATCTCAAAGGAGACAAGTTCACCTTTTTTGCTGCTGGAATTAGCTCAGTCATTCATCCACGTAATCCATTTGTTCCGACCTTACACTTCAACTATCGTTATTTTGAAGTGCAGGAAGAAAGTGGCAAAAAGCACAGCTGGTTTGGTGGAGGAACTGACCTGACACCATATTATTTGAATGAACAG GATGTAAAGCATTTTCATAAAACTCTGAAGGAATTTTGTGATAAACATGATCCATCTTACTATCCCAAATTCAAGAAATGGTGTGATCAATATTTTGTCGTGAAACATAGAG GTGAATGTCGTGGTGTTGGTGGCATTTTCTTTGACGATCTTGACAAGCCCTCTCAGGAAGCAGCTTTCCAGTTTATTCAAGCAGGAGCAAATGCTGTTCTTCCTGGTTATGTTCCTATTGTGGAGAAGCACAAAAATGATCCTTATACTCACAAGGAGCGACAATGGCAGTTGCTGAGAAGAGGAAG ATATGTGGAGTTTAACCTGGTTTATGACCGTGGCACCAAGTTTGGACTCTATACACCAGGGGCTCGTATAGAAAGCATCTTAATGTCCTTGCCGCTGGAGGCTCGTTGGGAATACATGCATGCCCCTGAAATAGGAAGCAAAGAGGAGGAACTTCTGCAGGTTCTACGGAATCCAAGAAGCTGGGTGGAATAA